A genomic stretch from Solanum stenotomum isolate F172 chromosome 8, ASM1918654v1, whole genome shotgun sequence includes:
- the LOC125873792 gene encoding uncharacterized protein LOC125873792, whose protein sequence is MIKLVIGGCTLSVISSYAPQVGLGGEAKKLFYKDLDEVVRGIPNTEKIFIGGDFNGHIGATSNGFDNVHGGFGFGERNGSGTSLLDFAKAFKLDCKGIPSENLTIQHKLLVMDLEIKRDRRKKIVSNRPRIKWGGLTPALSREMGEKLSGMGA, encoded by the exons ATGATTAAGCTAGTCATTGGAGGATGTACTTTGAGTGTTATTAGTTCTTATGCACCTCAAGTGGGCTTGGGTGGGGAGGCCAAAAAGCTCTTTTATAAGGATTTGGATGAGGTAGTTAGAGGTATACCGAACACCGAGAAAATTTTCATTGGTGGAGATTTTAATGGCCATATCGGGGCAACTTCTAATGGCTTTGATAATGTTCATGGAGGCTTTGGTTTTGGGGAGAGAAATGGGAGTGGAACTTCGCTTTTGGATTTTGCTAAGGCTTTTAAGTTG GACTGCAAGGGTATACCAAGTGAAAATCTTACTATCCAACACAAGCTTTTGGTGATGGACCTAGAAATTAAGAGGGATAGGAGGAAGAAGATTGTATCTAATCGACCGAGGATTAAATGGGGTGGCTTGACCCCTGCCCTTTCTCGGGAGATGGGTGAGAAGTTGAGTGGGATGGGGGCTTGA